In Nicotiana tabacum cultivar K326 chromosome 19, ASM71507v2, whole genome shotgun sequence, one DNA window encodes the following:
- the LOC107789729 gene encoding uncharacterized protein LOC107789729 isoform X2 — protein MKMSRGLVMLTFIVAAVVLCSHRPATAEEQVELAEGANSTTSPWTLAVPGDKFGCLKLFNCAKYPTTSCITQCCTLFPFTTNPTRNCICWRLAEHVNKEAFTALHNYCGFKNPCQHKQEEINQQEVVETSKAMDNRSSRNQQVATCCAKDKEKIKTCMLSTVSIDQCCPTYSIMLGRNCDCYNYAKDLDNQALITLESYCDVPNPCKKVQVI, from the exons ATGAAAATGAGCAGAGGGTTGGTGATGCTCACCTTTATTGTGGCTGCAGTCGTACTATGCAGTCACCGGCCGGCGACAGCAGAAGAG CAAGTGGAATTAGCAGAGGGCGCCAATAGCACCACGTCGCCATGGACACTAGCTGTACCGGGCGATAAATTTGGTTGCTTGAAGTTGTTCAATTGCGCTAAGTACCCAACGACCAGCTGCATAACTCAATGCTGCACTTTATTCCCCTTCACTACTAACCCTACGCGAAATTGCATCTGCTGGCGTTTGGCCGAGCACGTCAATAAAGAAGCTTTTACTGCTCTTCACAATTATTGTGGCTTCAAGAATCCTTGTCAACATAAACAA GAGGAAATCAACCAGCAAGAGGTGGTCGAAACTAGCAAGGCCATGGACAACAGGAGTAGTAGAAACCAACAGGTGGCAACTTGTTGTGCAaaggataaagaaaaaataaaaacttgcaTGTTAAGCACAGTTTCCATAGACCAATGTTGCCCAACATACAGTATAATGCTGGGCCGTAACTGCGACTGCTACAATTACGCCAAGGATTTAGACAATCAAGCTCTCATCACACTTGAGAGCTACTGTGATGTCCCCAATCCATGCAAGAAAGTTCAA GTGATATAG
- the LOC107789729 gene encoding uncharacterized protein LOC107789729 isoform X1, which produces MKMSRGLVMLTFIVAAVVLCSHRPATAEEQVELAEGANSTTSPWTLAVPGDKFGCLKLFNCAKYPTTSCITQCCTLFPFTTNPTRNCICWRLAEHVNKEAFTALHNYCGFKNPCQHKQQEEINQQEVVETSKAMDNRSSRNQQVATCCAKDKEKIKTCMLSTVSIDQCCPTYSIMLGRNCDCYNYAKDLDNQALITLESYCDVPNPCKKVQVI; this is translated from the exons ATGAAAATGAGCAGAGGGTTGGTGATGCTCACCTTTATTGTGGCTGCAGTCGTACTATGCAGTCACCGGCCGGCGACAGCAGAAGAG CAAGTGGAATTAGCAGAGGGCGCCAATAGCACCACGTCGCCATGGACACTAGCTGTACCGGGCGATAAATTTGGTTGCTTGAAGTTGTTCAATTGCGCTAAGTACCCAACGACCAGCTGCATAACTCAATGCTGCACTTTATTCCCCTTCACTACTAACCCTACGCGAAATTGCATCTGCTGGCGTTTGGCCGAGCACGTCAATAAAGAAGCTTTTACTGCTCTTCACAATTATTGTGGCTTCAAGAATCCTTGTCAACATAAACAA CAGGAGGAAATCAACCAGCAAGAGGTGGTCGAAACTAGCAAGGCCATGGACAACAGGAGTAGTAGAAACCAACAGGTGGCAACTTGTTGTGCAaaggataaagaaaaaataaaaacttgcaTGTTAAGCACAGTTTCCATAGACCAATGTTGCCCAACATACAGTATAATGCTGGGCCGTAACTGCGACTGCTACAATTACGCCAAGGATTTAGACAATCAAGCTCTCATCACACTTGAGAGCTACTGTGATGTCCCCAATCCATGCAAGAAAGTTCAA GTGATATAG